One genomic region from Bufo bufo chromosome 3, aBufBuf1.1, whole genome shotgun sequence encodes:
- the LOC120993817 gene encoding speedy protein 1-A-like: MKKRKMDDFFLHPEERAALFTLLEDENIQLFLISDSCLKISDKYLLAMVLTYFRRAGLPTEEYRKYFFPSLFLANQFEEDEPFREEIYPWAFGWTWTIQREQFHQLRNLLFIRMGFRAWVDRATCDLIMAQDPGHWAWKRERKVHHSWAIRQFRRKDTEFTIKGPWISPEPCSLCPEHGCWTYKEKKIERTGWMKTWIPYHRIIHSHALTKTHINAHT, from the exons ATGAAGAAGAGGAAGATGGATGATTTCTTCCTTCATCCAGAAGAGCGGGCCGCGCTCTTCACACTCCTTG aagACGAGAACATCCAGTTATTTCTTATCAGCGACagctgcttgaagatctcggacaAG TATCTCCTGGCCATGGTCCTCACCTACTTCAGAAGAGCAGGACTGCCTACTGAAGAATACAGAAAATATTTCTTTCCATCTCT GTTTTTGGCCAACCAATTTGAAGAGGACGAGCCATTTCGAGAGGAGATCTACCCCTGGGCCTTCGGATGGACGTGGACCATACAGCGGGAGCAGTTTCACCAACTGCGTAACCTATTGTTCATCCGGATGGGATTTAGAGCTTGGGTGGACCgggccacctgtgatctg ATCATGGCACAAGACCCTGGACATTGGGCATGGAAGAGAGAGAGGAAAGTCCATCACAGCTGGGCCATACGTCAATTCAGGAGGAAAGATACAGAATTCACCATCAAAGGCCCATGGATCAGCCCTGAACCCTGCTCTCTTT GTCCAGAACATGGCTGCTGGACCTACAAGGAGAAGAAGATTGAGAGGACAGGATGGATGAAGACCTGGATACCATACCATCGTATCATTCATAGTCACGCACTCACAAAAACACACATAAATgcacacacttaa